A region of the Lepidochelys kempii isolate rLepKem1 chromosome 24, rLepKem1.hap2, whole genome shotgun sequence genome:
ATAGCCGAGAGACCCTGACTGGAGACTgcacccagctctggggaggaggtgaaaAATGAAACTATTCCCAGGTGCCCCTTGAAGCTGCCCAGCTGCgcacagctccagccctggcatTTTGTGCAAATTACTTCATGGGCTAATTTGCAGACAGCCAGAAACTGCAGCTTCTGACCTACGGCCGGGTACCCCGggcagcagaggggagggagcAAGTCATGCAACTGCCAAGAACTGGGAAActccatggctggggcagggggtggccgGGTAGATGGGGCATGCTGCCGCGCTTCTGGGGTGGATGGACTCGGGGTGCTGGGAGGTgttgggggtggcggggggctgggacagaggtCTGGGGAATGTGGGGAGGTAACGTGCGGAAGGAGAATTGAGGGTGTCTGGGGCAGTAGCTGGGACACTGCTGAGGTGAGGGGGATCTCTGGCAATTTAGGCTCTGTTGGGGAGTGGGGCTGAGAGTCCCGAACTTACTTGGGCAGATTCTCCCTCTCGCAGCCGAGGCTCTGGCTGGCTCCTCGCTGCACTTTCCTCCTAAGGCCACGTGGTTTGGTAAGGTGGGGAGCTTTTTGGGGCGGGGGCCCACTGGCCAAGTCCTTCTGCCCTAGAACCTCCAAGGTGTTTAGGCGCAGAACTCCCACGGGTTGAcggggaattaggcacctaaagaccTTTGGGGATCGGAGCCCTGGAGACTTTTTCGTTGTAATGGCAGCTGAGTCTCTGCACTAGTTAAGTCTGTGATTGGGGGGAACGGGGGGACGGGGCGCAGTGGGGAGCGCTGGCTAACGCCTCCGTCTTCTTCCTGTCCTGGCAGCTCTCTCAAGAATGTCCTGGAGCGATATCCTGTACCCTGGCAACCCAGAGCGGCGGGAGACGGTGGTGCGGTTACACCAGGAGCTGATCAACTGCATAGAGCTCAATTTTGATTCCACCAACGAGCTGATTGGAGCCTTAAACGAACACTGTCATTGCAAGTTGCACCCCATTAAGATGAACATGAAAGGCACCATCCGGGACAACTGCAACTTGCTCCTCTCAGCCATCAAGTCCATCCAAGACATTCTGCAGGTCATCGACGCAAGGTTGAAGAGCAACCTGGAGCCAGATCTCTACCGAAAGCTTCACGATTTCCAGGAGACAGATGCCAAAAAGATGCAGATTCTGCGCTCTGTGGCCACGGTGGTGAGCGGGCTCACTGGGACAGTGGCCATGGGGATCTTCATCAAGCTGGCGTTATCGCAGGTGGTGAGCAGAGTCCTGAGCCAAACGACCATGATCTTGGCCAAGGTTGGTGCCTCCGTGATCGGCGCCGTGGCTGGCATGTTACTGGGCGTGGGTGTCGACGTGATTCTCAGCGCGATCCTGGGTGCCATAGAGAGAGACCAACTGGAAGAGAAGATTCAGGAGCTCAAGGCTCTGGTGAGCGAGTTCAAGCCAGCCTCCAAGGAGTATAACAAAACCATCCTGAAGACCATCTGCATGCTGTCATAGCCGGAGGAGAATCAGCTGCTCAGATGACTCCAGACCAAGCTGCAAGTTACCATTTCTTGTAAAAATAAGGCTGTGGGGATCAGATCCCATCTAGCTTGACATAGCCCAGCACCATTAAAGCAGGAACAATAAATGATTCTAGCTCTTACGCAGTGCTTTTCATTAGTAGAGCTTAAAGCGCGTCAGGCTTCATTAATGTCTTTATTCTCCCACCACGTCTGCGCATAGGACAGGGCTATTacccccattctacagatggagaaactgaagcccAGAAATTCAAAGcacttaacttccattgatttcagagcaattggctcaggctctctgcagactcaggcaacgtcactgatttcaagggaagctaggtgcctaaagtgacttgccccaacCCATACAAAAAATCTGTAGTGTAGTAGAGAA
Encoded here:
- the LOC140902947 gene encoding single-pass membrane and coiled-coil domain-containing protein 3-like, which encodes MDGLRVALVEAIPPAKAGCRRLQPGTAWGSLAHGLIKSWIFPPLVTEKKTGTWKPARLGFLETTWGTGNQKALSNQLSPSSSPFKDNVTSASSMLLTIAGLQECGEADWESESKDPLSYKALSRMSWSDILYPGNPERRETVVRLHQELINCIELNFDSTNELIGALNEHCHCKLHPIKMNMKGTIRDNCNLLLSAIKSIQDILQVIDARLKSNLEPDLYRKLHDFQETDAKKMQILRSVATVVSGLTGTVAMGIFIKLALSQVVSRVLSQTTMILAKVGASVIGAVAGMLLGVGVDVILSAILGAIERDQLEEKIQELKALVSEFKPASKEYNKTILKTICMLS